A single genomic interval of Gossypium raimondii isolate GPD5lz chromosome 11, ASM2569854v1, whole genome shotgun sequence harbors:
- the LOC105803798 gene encoding GATA transcription factor 18, which translates to MHRCSSSQGNMVGPCSCGLYHNQSNSSWLFSIPNHRSCDETNMYPFMPSSSSSVDCTLSLGTPSTRLCEDDDKHIRHERSNPCISNYYWDMLQNKSAPYSHQTTKASRGSNGNSSNGSGNDPLLARRCANCDTTSTPLWRNGPRGPKSLCNACGIRFKKEERRATAANANNSSSATASMLEQQHHGYQYHHNNSWVHQNQKMPCFSPLNEFRFIEDTDRDSDTGIPYLSWRLNVTDRPTSLVHDFTR; encoded by the exons ATGCACAGGTGCAGTAGCTCTCAGGGAAACATGGTGGGTCCATGTTCATGTGGCCTGTATCATAACCAAAGCAACTCCTCGTGGCTATTTTCCATTCCGAACCACCGATCTTGCGATGAAACCAACATGTACCCTTTCATGccctcttcatcttcttccgtCGATTGCACTCTCTCTTTGGGAACTCCATCCACTCGTCTTTGTGAAGACGACGACAAGCATATCCGGCATGAACGTAGTAACCCTTGCATTTCCAACTATTACTGGGACATGTTGCAGAACAAGAGCGCACCTTATTCACACCAAACCACCAAAGCTAGCCGTGGAAGCAATGGAAATAGCAGTAACGGCTCAGGCAACGATCCTCTATTAGCTCGCCGCTGCGCCAACTGCGACACTACTTCAACCCCACTTTGGAGGAACGGGCCGAGGGGTCCAAAG TCACTTTGCAATGCCTGCGGGATTCGattcaaaaaagaagaaagaagagcTACAGCAGCAAATGCAAACAACTCATCGAGTGCAACAGCTTCAATGCTGGAACAGCAACACCATGGCTATCAGTATCACCACAACAATTCATGGGTTCATCAGAACCAAAAAATGCCATGTTTCTCGCCTCTTAATGAATTCAGGTTCATTGAAGATACTGATCGAGATTCTGATACTGGGATCCCCTACCTTTCTTGGAGACTCAACGTCACAGACAGGCCAACAAGCCTTGTCCATGACTtcacaagataa